From a region of the Hymenobacter jejuensis genome:
- a CDS encoding group III truncated hemoglobin: protein MALLPDIHTEADIKILVDSFYDKVNQDDLLAPVFNGFAHVNWPSHLPAMYDFWSSLLLGTSRYRGRPFPKHLPLPVDAAHFQRWLELFYATVHENFAGPVAEEAKVRALNIATMFEYRIRKHNSLSIL from the coding sequence ATGGCATTACTTCCGGACATTCACACCGAAGCCGACATTAAAATATTGGTCGATTCTTTCTACGACAAGGTCAATCAGGACGACTTGCTGGCGCCGGTGTTCAACGGGTTTGCGCACGTCAACTGGCCCAGCCACCTGCCGGCGATGTACGATTTCTGGAGCAGCCTGCTGCTGGGTACCTCGCGCTACCGCGGCCGGCCTTTTCCCAAGCACTTACCTTTGCCCGTCGATGCCGCCCACTTCCAACGGTGGCTGGAATTGTTCTATGCTACTGTCCATGAGAACTTTGCCGGTCCGGTTGCCGAAGAAGCCAAAGTGCGGGCGTTGAACATCGCGACCATGTTTGAATACCGCATTCGCAAACACAACTCCTTGTCTATCTTGTAG
- a CDS encoding DUF5723 family protein — protein sequence MRILPTCGLALALLPGSAAAQQLFNISRSNYSGLTAAAWNPATIADNRYALQIQLFAVDGHATNTAYRYTGPWSLRHLNEPLDLSSQYLTRNDSDKAKLFSAGLNVRGPGVLIGLGPKQSLAVSTRVRAAFQGNNVSPETIQNAVDEFKIGNRVQGNSFNLNMNAFAEWDATYGRVMLDDGLHFLKAGVTLKRLMGIGSGYLQGKNIDFEVSKKQAATGDTIVRIYNLDGAFAYSNTQAFEDVDVEKATKWLTPRNAPGSGWGVDLGIVYEYRPDAAQYQHTDTHGVDQADRGRNKYLYRASISVTDIGSIRYRDNAVVYNAVRARNVGVSEADLGNLSGDNFDEKINRILRTNALTRQNHFRVGLPTALNVDVDYHLSNKIYANLALSQGLRTHYATGMRQFSYVALTPRFETRWLEVAVPFSMTNSYQTFTYGAMVRIGPLVVGSNNLSALFDSSDPYGANAYAELSVLAWAHKKYKNKPAKGPKPPKTAKSS from the coding sequence ATGAGAATTCTACCCACTTGCGGTCTTGCGCTGGCTTTGTTGCCGGGCAGCGCGGCAGCCCAGCAGCTATTCAATATCTCCCGCAGCAATTATTCAGGCCTTACTGCCGCTGCCTGGAACCCGGCTACCATTGCCGACAACCGCTATGCGCTTCAAATACAGCTCTTTGCCGTCGACGGCCATGCCACCAACACAGCATATCGTTACACTGGCCCCTGGAGCCTGCGGCACTTAAACGAGCCGCTGGACTTATCGAGCCAATACCTTACGCGCAACGACAGCGATAAGGCCAAGCTCTTCAGTGCGGGCCTGAACGTACGCGGGCCGGGCGTGCTCATTGGCCTCGGGCCCAAGCAAAGCCTTGCCGTAAGCACGCGCGTACGGGCGGCGTTTCAGGGAAACAACGTGTCGCCGGAGACCATCCAGAACGCCGTGGACGAGTTCAAAATCGGCAACCGCGTGCAGGGTAACTCCTTCAACCTCAACATGAATGCCTTTGCCGAATGGGACGCTACCTACGGCCGGGTAATGCTGGACGACGGGTTGCATTTCCTCAAAGCGGGCGTTACGCTCAAGCGGCTGATGGGCATAGGCTCGGGGTACTTACAGGGCAAAAACATTGATTTTGAAGTAAGTAAGAAACAAGCGGCGACCGGCGACACCATCGTTCGGATTTATAACCTAGATGGCGCTTTTGCTTATTCCAACACCCAGGCTTTCGAGGATGTCGATGTAGAAAAGGCCACCAAATGGCTTACGCCCCGCAACGCGCCCGGCTCCGGCTGGGGCGTCGATCTGGGTATTGTGTACGAGTACCGGCCCGACGCTGCGCAGTATCAGCACACCGATACGCACGGCGTAGACCAAGCCGACCGGGGCCGCAACAAGTATTTGTACCGGGCATCCATTTCCGTAACCGACATTGGCTCAATTCGTTATCGCGACAATGCCGTGGTGTACAATGCCGTGCGAGCGCGCAACGTGGGCGTGAGCGAAGCCGACTTGGGCAACCTCAGCGGCGATAACTTCGATGAGAAAATCAATCGCATTCTGCGCACCAATGCGCTTACTCGGCAAAACCACTTTCGGGTAGGTCTCCCGACGGCGTTAAATGTCGATGTGGATTACCACCTCAGCAACAAGATTTACGCCAACTTGGCCCTAAGCCAGGGCCTGCGTACCCACTACGCGACCGGCATGCGGCAGTTTTCGTACGTTGCGCTCACGCCCCGCTTCGAGACCCGGTGGCTAGAGGTGGCCGTGCCTTTCTCGATGACCAATAGTTACCAAACCTTCACGTACGGTGCCATGGTGCGCATCGGGCCACTGGTAGTGGGCTCCAATAACTTGTCGGCCTTGTTCGATTCGAGCGACCCGTACGGAGCCAACGCCTACGCCGAGCTTTCTGTGTTGGCCTGGGCGCACAAAAAATACAAAAATAAGCCTGCGAAAGGCCCTAAACCACCGAAAACGGCCAAATCTTCCTAG
- the proC gene encoding pyrroline-5-carboxylate reductase, whose amino-acid sequence MKKPAQRIAILGSGNIGLSLAKGLVKAGIFERSHITLTRRTKTALASLADAGFLTSTDNLAAVKQADIVVLAVLPQQFNKLLEEIKSGFDPEKHLVISVISGVCCSDIREQAGSELRVVRAMPNTAIGIGQSMTCIATDRATDEDLALVEALFNTVGVSIQINEDLMTSATALCACGIAFFLRSIRAASQGGTEIGFHAHDALKMAAQTAKGAADLLLQLSSHPEQEIDKVTSPKGCTIAGLNEMEHNGFSSAMIKGIKLSAEKAGQLYKDE is encoded by the coding sequence ATGAAAAAGCCCGCCCAGCGCATCGCGATTTTGGGCAGCGGCAACATTGGCCTGTCGTTGGCCAAAGGATTGGTAAAAGCGGGCATTTTTGAGCGCAGCCACATCACCCTGACGCGCCGCACCAAAACGGCGCTGGCTTCGCTGGCCGACGCAGGCTTTCTGACCAGCACCGACAACCTAGCGGCCGTAAAACAAGCCGATATCGTGGTGCTGGCCGTGCTGCCGCAGCAGTTTAATAAGCTGCTGGAGGAAATCAAGAGTGGTTTTGACCCAGAGAAGCACTTGGTCATCTCGGTTATTTCGGGTGTGTGCTGTTCCGATATACGGGAGCAGGCGGGCTCGGAGCTACGCGTAGTGCGGGCCATGCCCAACACGGCCATTGGCATCGGCCAATCGATGACCTGCATTGCCACCGACCGGGCCACTGACGAAGATTTGGCCTTGGTGGAGGCGTTGTTTAACACCGTCGGGGTAAGCATTCAGATCAACGAAGACCTCATGACGTCGGCTACGGCCTTGTGTGCCTGCGGCATTGCGTTTTTCCTGCGCTCGATTCGGGCGGCCTCTCAGGGCGGCACTGAAATTGGTTTTCACGCCCACGATGCCCTCAAAATGGCCGCTCAAACTGCCAAAGGCGCAGCCGACTTACTCCTGCAATTATCCTCGCACCCCGAGCAGGAGATTGACAAAGTAACTTCGCCGAAAGGCTGCACCATCGCCGGCCTCAATGAAATGGAGCACAACGGCTTCAGCTCCGCCATGATCAAAGGCATCAAGCTCTCCGCCGAAAAAGCCGGCCAACTCTACAAAGACGAGTAA
- a CDS encoding EamA family transporter, translating to MSQTKPTRAAIVLAFAIVYLIWGSTYLGIRFAIESIPPLLMAGTRYSLAGVLLYGFMRLRGAPRLPLSGWLTALIIGSCLLTCGNGGVTLGEQYIPSGMASLLVATVPLFLALLGWLSGLAARPTLRVSVGLLFGMAGVYLLARNPGASHVALPGHRIIGIGLVLGAAFLWAIGSLYSKKKQASPSPFVGGGMQMICGGLLMVLLGLLRGEASAFDLAAITAKSWMAYAYLVTFGSIVAFTAYIWLLRAVEPALAGTYAFVNPVVAVLLGWAFAGEALNVQMLGGAALIVTAVVLVVLGGAKKAEPVAEEELVKSK from the coding sequence ATGTCTCAAACTAAGCCTACCCGCGCGGCCATTGTGCTTGCGTTTGCTATCGTCTACCTCATCTGGGGCTCCACGTATCTGGGCATTCGCTTCGCAATCGAAAGCATCCCACCCCTACTGATGGCGGGTACGCGCTATAGCTTGGCGGGCGTGCTGCTGTACGGGTTTATGCGCCTGCGCGGGGCACCACGGCTACCGCTTAGCGGCTGGCTAACAGCCCTGATCATCGGCAGCTGCCTGCTGACGTGTGGCAATGGCGGCGTTACGCTCGGGGAGCAATATATCCCCTCAGGAATGGCCTCGCTACTGGTTGCTACGGTGCCGTTATTTCTGGCCTTATTGGGCTGGCTGAGTGGCTTAGCCGCCCGGCCTACGCTGCGCGTATCCGTGGGTTTGCTCTTCGGAATGGCCGGAGTGTATTTGCTGGCTCGTAACCCTGGGGCCAGTCACGTGGCCTTGCCGGGGCACCGGATTATTGGCATTGGGTTGGTGCTTGGGGCGGCGTTTTTGTGGGCGATTGGCTCACTGTATTCCAAAAAGAAGCAAGCTTCGCCCTCGCCCTTTGTCGGGGGTGGCATGCAGATGATCTGCGGCGGCCTGTTGATGGTGCTGCTGGGCCTGTTGCGCGGTGAAGCTTCTGCTTTCGACTTAGCCGCTATCACGGCCAAATCCTGGATGGCGTACGCGTACCTGGTTACTTTCGGCTCGATCGTAGCGTTTACAGCCTATATCTGGCTGCTGCGGGCCGTCGAGCCGGCGCTGGCAGGCACCTATGCGTTTGTCAATCCCGTGGTAGCCGTCTTGTTGGGTTGGGCTTTTGCCGGTGAAGCCCTCAACGTGCAAATGCTGGGCGGGGCCGCTCTGATTGTAACGGCCGTGGTGCTGGTGGTGCTGGGCGGCGCGAAAAAAGCGGAGCCTGTTGCAGAAGAAGAGTTGGTGAAAAGCAAATAG
- a CDS encoding sialate O-acetylesterase — protein MSLSKTLLLLSVGCLSGRIAQATVRLPKLVGDNMVLQRDAKLPIWGWADAGETVTVTFRGKSYTAKPGGSEGKWTVMLPATPSGGPYDMTIKSSNTLQIKNILIGDVWLASGQSNMEMPVKDQPGGYSAVRNADQEVAGANFPQIHFLDVKNTVASKPQRDIESTGWQVCSPQTVAGFSAVAYFFGRDLYQRYHVPIGLISSTWGGTEVESWTSAEALKVLPDFRSRIAAMQQEKRDINQIQTDYTNSLKAWQNSPAGKDHGRLPDSKSWADPDFNAQDWKTMNVPGLWEQQPELSTFDGVVWFRKEVTLPAANAGRPLQLALGQIDDNDSTWFNGVLVGTTSGYSEKRRYTVPATLVKEGRNVVAVRVVDNGGGGGLWGLTADFQLIAGAGSTPVSLAGAWQYKPAYDPASVPKTPFPKGLPNNPTVLYNGMIAPLIPYALKGFIWYQGESNSDRAYQYRTLFPTMIKDWRTRWEQGDLPFLFVQLANYQHDQPQPAEYEWAELREAQAMTLSLPKTGMATTIDIGNPDDIHPLNKQDVGKRLALAAQKVAYGDTKIVASGPTFKSMQVQGKQVRLTFDNVGSGLILKDKSGDYLKGFAIAGADHKFVWAKGELQGNTLVLSSDQVPAPTAVRYDWSNNPSPNLYNKEGLPASPFRTDQWPGLTVSKK, from the coding sequence ATGAGCCTTTCGAAAACGCTGTTACTTCTGTCCGTCGGCTGCCTGAGTGGTCGCATTGCCCAGGCCACTGTTCGATTGCCCAAGCTGGTAGGCGATAATATGGTGCTCCAGCGCGATGCCAAACTGCCGATTTGGGGTTGGGCCGATGCCGGCGAAACGGTAACGGTCACATTCCGGGGCAAATCCTATACTGCCAAGCCCGGCGGCTCCGAGGGAAAGTGGACCGTCATGCTGCCCGCCACGCCCAGCGGCGGCCCTTACGACATGACGATTAAGAGCAGTAACACGTTACAGATCAAGAATATACTAATAGGCGATGTGTGGCTGGCTTCGGGTCAGTCGAACATGGAAATGCCGGTCAAAGACCAGCCCGGAGGCTACTCCGCGGTGCGCAATGCTGATCAGGAAGTGGCGGGCGCTAATTTTCCGCAGATCCATTTTCTGGATGTCAAAAACACGGTGGCTTCCAAGCCCCAGCGCGATATCGAAAGTACTGGTTGGCAAGTGTGTAGCCCCCAAACGGTAGCTGGGTTTTCGGCGGTGGCGTACTTCTTTGGCCGCGACTTGTACCAGCGCTACCACGTCCCGATTGGCTTGATTTCCTCGACGTGGGGCGGCACGGAAGTGGAATCGTGGACCAGCGCCGAGGCACTTAAAGTACTGCCCGACTTCCGGAGCCGAATCGCGGCGATGCAACAGGAAAAGCGCGACATCAACCAGATTCAAACCGACTACACAAACAGCCTCAAGGCGTGGCAAAATAGTCCGGCTGGCAAGGATCACGGCCGCTTGCCCGATAGCAAAAGCTGGGCCGACCCCGATTTCAACGCTCAGGATTGGAAGACCATGAACGTCCCCGGCCTCTGGGAGCAACAACCCGAACTGAGCACTTTCGACGGCGTAGTGTGGTTTCGCAAGGAAGTAACACTGCCCGCAGCCAACGCGGGCAGGCCACTGCAACTCGCACTGGGTCAGATTGATGACAACGACAGCACTTGGTTCAACGGCGTGCTGGTAGGCACTACTTCCGGCTACAGCGAAAAGCGCCGCTACACCGTGCCCGCAACGCTGGTCAAAGAAGGCCGCAACGTTGTTGCGGTGCGGGTGGTCGACAACGGTGGAGGCGGCGGGCTCTGGGGCCTGACGGCTGATTTTCAGCTGATTGCCGGGGCGGGCAGCACGCCTGTTTCGTTGGCGGGCGCTTGGCAGTACAAGCCCGCCTACGATCCGGCCAGTGTGCCGAAAACGCCTTTTCCCAAAGGACTGCCGAATAACCCCACGGTGCTGTACAACGGCATGATCGCGCCGCTGATCCCGTATGCGCTGAAGGGCTTTATCTGGTATCAGGGCGAAAGCAACTCCGATCGCGCCTATCAGTACCGCACCCTGTTTCCCACCATGATCAAGGACTGGCGCACGCGCTGGGAACAGGGCGACTTGCCTTTTCTATTTGTGCAATTAGCTAATTATCAGCACGATCAGCCGCAGCCTGCCGAATACGAATGGGCGGAGCTGCGCGAGGCCCAAGCCATGACCCTGAGCTTGCCCAAAACGGGCATGGCGACGACCATCGACATTGGCAACCCCGACGACATTCACCCGCTCAACAAGCAGGATGTGGGAAAAAGGCTGGCATTGGCCGCCCAAAAAGTAGCGTATGGTGATACCAAAATCGTGGCTTCTGGCCCCACCTTCAAGAGCATGCAAGTGCAGGGCAAGCAGGTGCGGCTCACCTTCGACAACGTGGGCAGTGGCCTCATCCTGAAAGACAAGAGCGGCGACTACCTGAAAGGCTTTGCAATTGCGGGCGCCGACCACAAGTTTGTGTGGGCCAAAGGCGAGTTGCAGGGCAACACGCTGGTCCTGTCGAGCGACCAGGTACCGGCGCCCACCGCCGTGCGCTACGACTGGAGCAACAACCCTTCTCCGAATCTGTACAACAAGGAAGGCCTGCCTGCTTCCCCTTTCCGCACCGATCAGTGGCCGGGCCTGACCGTTAGCAAAAAGTAG
- a CDS encoding M1 family metallopeptidase — translation MIRAFLLASAIFCLPLLSTAQLLQPKTAFTRADSLRGNLTPLRTCYDINYYHLDIRLDIDKKSISGSNLFRFTATQDFTKLQFDLFANLQVEKVLYKGQALPFTREANAVFVTFPQPIRKGSREEFTVQYSGKPTIAERAPWDGGLVFAKDAKGKPWVATACQGVGASIWWPTKDHQADEVDSMMISISVPKGLKDVSNGRLRKTTAVKGGYTRYDWFVSNPINNYDVAMNVGDFQHFGDTYDGENGKLTLDYWVLPENVEKAKKQFGDNVKPMLKSMEHWFGPYPFYKDGYKLVDAPHLGMEHQSAVAYGNKYLNGYLGHDRSATGWGLKWDFIIIHESGHEWFGNNITSKDIADMWIHEGFTTYSEALFVESQFGKPAGQEYIHGQRRNIRNDEPIIGPYNVNKEGSGDMYDKGSVLLNMVRTIVNDDEKWRDMLRGLSHTYYHQTVTTPQVVGYLNQQSGRDLTKIFSQYLLYKNIPTLEFRFEDGQTLCRWVADVDGFSMPVRVRTKGGEYRFIEPETTFRPVNLPGATKENLEVDTLNYYIGVLTD, via the coding sequence ATGATCCGCGCCTTCCTGCTTGCCTCCGCAATTTTCTGCCTGCCCCTGCTCTCGACGGCGCAGCTGCTCCAGCCCAAAACCGCTTTCACGCGGGCCGACTCGCTGCGGGGCAACCTGACGCCTTTGCGCACCTGCTACGACATCAATTATTACCACCTCGACATTCGGCTGGACATCGACAAGAAGTCGATTAGCGGCTCGAACCTGTTTCGCTTCACGGCCACGCAGGACTTCACGAAGCTGCAATTTGACCTGTTTGCTAACTTGCAGGTAGAGAAGGTGTTATATAAAGGCCAGGCTCTTCCCTTCACCCGTGAGGCCAACGCGGTGTTCGTCACGTTTCCGCAGCCAATCCGCAAAGGCAGCCGCGAGGAATTTACGGTGCAGTATTCCGGCAAGCCTACCATCGCCGAGCGCGCACCCTGGGACGGCGGCCTCGTGTTCGCCAAAGACGCCAAAGGCAAGCCCTGGGTCGCCACCGCCTGCCAGGGAGTGGGAGCTAGCATCTGGTGGCCGACCAAAGATCATCAGGCTGACGAGGTAGACAGCATGATGATAAGCATCAGTGTACCAAAGGGTTTGAAAGACGTGTCGAACGGGCGGTTGCGCAAAACCACGGCCGTGAAAGGGGGCTACACACGCTACGACTGGTTTGTGAGCAACCCCATCAACAACTACGATGTGGCAATGAACGTGGGGGATTTCCAGCACTTCGGCGACACCTACGACGGCGAAAATGGCAAGCTCACCCTGGATTATTGGGTGCTGCCCGAAAACGTTGAGAAGGCCAAAAAACAGTTCGGCGACAACGTAAAACCCATGCTCAAGTCGATGGAGCATTGGTTCGGGCCCTATCCCTTTTACAAAGACGGCTATAAGCTCGTGGATGCGCCACACCTGGGCATGGAGCACCAAAGCGCCGTGGCGTACGGCAATAAATACCTCAACGGTTACCTCGGCCACGACCGCTCGGCCACGGGCTGGGGCCTGAAGTGGGACTTCATCATCATTCACGAAAGCGGCCACGAGTGGTTTGGTAACAACATCACTAGCAAGGACATAGCCGATATGTGGATTCACGAGGGCTTTACCACGTACTCCGAAGCGCTGTTCGTGGAAAGCCAGTTTGGAAAGCCTGCCGGCCAGGAATACATCCACGGGCAGCGCCGTAACATCCGCAACGACGAGCCCATTATCGGCCCGTACAACGTTAACAAAGAGGGCTCTGGCGACATGTACGACAAGGGCAGCGTCTTGCTCAACATGGTGCGTACCATCGTCAACGACGATGAGAAGTGGCGCGACATGCTCCGCGGTCTTTCGCACACCTATTACCACCAGACCGTCACGACGCCGCAAGTGGTTGGCTACCTCAACCAGCAAAGCGGCCGCGACCTGACCAAGATTTTCTCGCAGTACTTGCTCTACAAAAACATCCCGACGCTGGAGTTTCGCTTCGAAGATGGCCAAACGCTTTGCCGCTGGGTGGCCGACGTCGATGGTTTCTCGATGCCCGTGCGCGTCCGCACCAAAGGCGGCGAATACCGCTTCATTGAGCCCGAAACCACGTTCCGCCCCGTCAATCTGCCCGGCGCCACCAAGGAAAACCTGGAAGTAGACACGCTCAATTATTACATCGGCGTACTCACAGATTAA
- a CDS encoding endonuclease domain-containing protein produces the protein MADQVHNLIYQKSIRRTLRNHLTPAEALLWRALQRSQLGGRKFRRQHGIGAYVVDFYCPAEKLVIELDGAGHFTTSGEATDVVRTEYLARLGLRVMRFENKLVLKQLDSVLAAIEAAFLPESGS, from the coding sequence GTGGCAGATCAAGTACACAACCTAATTTACCAAAAGTCCATCCGCCGCACGTTGCGCAACCACCTCACCCCCGCCGAAGCTTTACTGTGGCGGGCGCTGCAACGCAGCCAGCTAGGTGGGCGCAAGTTTAGGCGTCAGCACGGCATTGGGGCTTACGTCGTAGATTTTTACTGCCCCGCTGAAAAATTGGTAATTGAGTTGGATGGCGCCGGACACTTCACAACTAGCGGCGAAGCTACTGACGTGGTGCGCACAGAGTACCTGGCTAGGCTAGGACTGCGGGTAATGCGTTTTGAAAATAAACTGGTGCTCAAGCAACTTGACAGTGTATTAGCGGCTATTGAGGCCGCCTTTCTGCCGGAAAGCGGCTCCTGA
- the lpdA gene encoding dihydrolipoyl dehydrogenase has protein sequence MNQYDVTVIGSGPGGYVAAIRCAQLGLKTAIIEKYDTLGGTCLNVGCIPSKALLDSTEHYHNAHTTFKEHGIELSDLQINMNQLIDRKNGVVKANVDGIAFLMKKNKIDVLKGVGSFVDKNHIKIVPLGGGEEQQIETKNTIIATGSKPTVLPFIKQDKQRIITSTEALNIREVPKHMIVIGGGVIGLEMASVYARLGAKVSVIEFLDSLIPTMDRALGKELKRILGKIGIEFFLSHKVTGATREGDTVTVTATNPKGEEVKFEGDYCLVAVGRVPYTAGLNLEAAGVEMEERGRVKVDERLQTNVPGIYAIGDVIRGAMLAHKAEEEGVYVAETIVGQKPHINYLLIPGVVYTWPEVAGVGYTEEQLKETGRAYKTGSFPFRASGRARASMDLDGFVKVLADKETDEILGMHMIGPRIADLIAEGVTAMEFRASAEDVARMSHAHPTYAEAVKEACLAATENRPIHM, from the coding sequence ATGAATCAATACGACGTTACCGTCATCGGCTCGGGTCCGGGCGGGTATGTAGCTGCCATTCGTTGCGCGCAATTAGGCCTCAAGACGGCTATTATCGAGAAGTACGACACCCTCGGCGGCACCTGCCTCAACGTAGGCTGCATTCCCAGCAAGGCCCTGCTCGACAGCACCGAGCACTACCACAACGCCCACACCACTTTCAAAGAGCACGGTATCGAACTATCTGATCTTCAGATAAATATGAACCAGCTTATCGACCGCAAAAACGGCGTGGTGAAAGCCAACGTGGACGGTATCGCGTTTCTGATGAAGAAGAACAAGATCGACGTCCTCAAAGGCGTGGGCTCGTTCGTGGATAAGAATCACATCAAAATTGTGCCGCTGGGTGGCGGCGAAGAGCAGCAGATCGAAACCAAAAACACGATCATCGCGACGGGCTCCAAGCCTACCGTGCTGCCCTTTATCAAGCAGGACAAGCAACGCATCATCACCAGCACCGAGGCCCTCAACATTCGCGAAGTGCCTAAGCACATGATCGTGATTGGCGGCGGCGTAATCGGGCTGGAAATGGCCTCAGTCTATGCCCGTTTGGGGGCCAAAGTATCCGTAATCGAATTCTTGGATTCGCTGATCCCGACCATGGACCGCGCCCTGGGCAAAGAGCTCAAGCGCATCCTGGGCAAAATCGGCATCGAGTTTTTCCTGAGCCACAAAGTAACCGGCGCCACCCGCGAAGGCGACACCGTGACCGTAACCGCGACCAACCCCAAAGGCGAGGAAGTGAAATTTGAAGGCGACTACTGCCTCGTAGCTGTAGGCCGCGTGCCCTACACCGCCGGCCTCAACCTCGAAGCCGCTGGCGTGGAGATGGAAGAGCGCGGCCGCGTCAAGGTCGATGAGCGCCTCCAGACCAACGTGCCCGGCATCTACGCCATCGGCGACGTGATTCGGGGTGCGATGCTGGCGCACAAAGCCGAAGAAGAAGGCGTGTACGTGGCCGAAACCATCGTGGGCCAGAAGCCGCACATCAACTACTTGCTCATTCCCGGCGTGGTGTACACCTGGCCCGAAGTGGCCGGCGTGGGCTACACCGAAGAGCAGCTCAAAGAAACGGGTCGCGCCTACAAAACTGGCTCGTTCCCGTTCCGCGCCTCGGGCCGCGCCCGCGCCTCCATGGACCTCGACGGCTTCGTGAAAGTGCTGGCCGACAAGGAAACCGACGAAATCCTGGGCATGCACATGATCGGCCCGCGCATTGCCGACCTCATCGCCGAGGGCGTTACGGCCATGGAGTTCCGCGCCTCCGCCGAGGACGTAGCCCGCATGAGCCACGCCCACCCGACCTATGCGGAAGCGGTGAAAGAAGCGTGCTTAGCGGCAACGGAGAACCGGCCGATTCATATGTGA
- a CDS encoding HEPN domain-containing protein, translating to MTKQEHVAYWKETAEQDWSSAQVLFGAGNYLNSLFLAHLVIEKLSKALWVQENTDDYPPRIHNIIRLLAATSYALNPAETVLVAELNQFQMEGRYPDYSRTVYQQATASHTQNVLRDTASLRQCLLNKLL from the coding sequence ATGACCAAACAGGAACACGTTGCTTATTGGAAGGAAACTGCTGAACAGGATTGGTCATCGGCTCAGGTACTATTCGGGGCAGGCAACTATTTGAACAGTTTGTTTCTGGCGCATTTGGTTATTGAGAAACTCAGCAAAGCGCTGTGGGTACAAGAGAATACGGATGACTACCCGCCTCGTATTCATAATATCATTCGCCTGCTGGCGGCCACCAGCTATGCACTCAACCCAGCCGAAACGGTGCTCGTAGCTGAACTGAACCAGTTCCAAATGGAAGGTCGTTATCCCGACTATTCACGTACGGTTTACCAGCAGGCTACGGCTAGTCATACTCAGAATGTGTTGCGCGACACTGCTTCCTTACGCCAATGTTTACTCAACAAGCTGCTTTAG
- a CDS encoding nucleotidyltransferase domain-containing protein — protein sequence MFTQQAALEQVRAFAEELRKLDVPLRQVILFGSYARNEQREESDIDVALVADDFTGAGFLDVRRFASVLARYPYFYIEPHTFTTEQFTDWNPLVKEIKRTGILAA from the coding sequence ATGTTTACTCAACAAGCTGCTTTAGAACAGGTCCGGGCTTTCGCAGAAGAATTGCGCAAGCTCGATGTGCCGTTGCGACAAGTAATTCTTTTCGGCTCGTATGCCCGCAATGAGCAACGGGAAGAGTCGGATATTGATGTAGCGCTGGTCGCCGACGATTTTACGGGAGCAGGGTTTCTTGATGTTCGACGTTTTGCCAGCGTACTGGCCCGCTACCCCTATTTCTACATCGAGCCGCACACGTTTACTACCGAACAGTTTACCGACTGGAACCCCTTGGTAAAAGAAATCAAGCGCACTGGAATTCTAGCGGCGTAA